The Neodiprion lecontei isolate iyNeoLeco1 chromosome 6, iyNeoLeco1.1, whole genome shotgun sequence sequence AATGCAATGGATTCGAGATGGACTCAGTGGCAGAGAAATTCGAGCTGGGCGACGCCGTGTGGATAATAAGCCTGGTTATTCTATAATAACTTCGGCGAACGAAAAAGTTTCAAGGTTTCTACAGGACCCTAGCCAAAGTGAACTAAAGCTGCATCCAATGCGACAGCCTGAGCGTGAAAAACTACGAAGGCTTGCCAATTTGTACAGCTTAAGTTTGAAGGGTGATTTGAGTTGtccaattttatacaaaactCGCCATACGACCCAAGCCATTTGCGTCGATCAAGTTTCTCTGAATAGAATATCCGATTACAAAAGGCTACGAAAGACTCCACCAAATTCGCCAAATCCTGATTCGGAAATGCAGGAGAATGAGCTACCTATTTCAAGTGTGAATTTTGGTACACAAATTACAAACCAAATACAGGGTATTGGCTCTGTCGAGAGCCTGACACAAACTGTAAACTTTGGCTGGGATATACCAAGTACAGACCTGCAAATAAAACCAAAGTTTCATAGCTTTGGTCACTCCAAATCTAGCTAAATGTTATAGAGATTTTATTACGAATCTACACATATGTTCTTGCATAATGACAATTCTCTGAAAACGCCGATTTTTACAGTCATAAACCAGTTTTTGTAAGTATAATTCAAACTTAAATCAAGCTCCATCGCACCTTGATAGCATGGTTGAATATAATCAAAGGCGAAAATCAATGACATTGCGAAAAGAAATGTAgccgattttatttttccgtcCCCTTCTTGTGAATTCATTAAACTTCGCTATTATCTGCTGACGTTCTGTGCAGTTTTTTCCggaatttcgtaatttttctcattctatCAGAAAATTCCGTTCGCTTCACCGGTATTTAGTTGTATAAAAAGAGAAACTTACAATCCTGTCTTGtgtttgaattatattttaaaacatttgTAAGAATGCCTGTAAAGAACAGTTACataaagaaatattatttacaagCATTTGATATACTAAGGTTTACCAGAACAACAGTTACATGTCTCATGAACTATACTTCTGTACATTTTTGTGCCTAAACCAGATCTTGATGAAACATGCCCAAGAATTCCTCGAAGATGTATATCAGTTTTTTTTGAGGTGTAAGTAGATCTCCGGTCATTTATTTTTGGAATATCActtgaaataatgattataataatttataactaTAGTGTTAAGTTGTTACCTACAGTACAGTCTGGAATACTGTAtatgttaattattatcatcttCTATTAGGGTTTTTGAAAACTCGTTCATGAAAGATGGGCCAATGGTGGAAGTTATGtttaaaaacataatataacaataaatacacTACTACTTCTATAAAATTCATGCGTTAGTTTATTCATATAGTAAGACGTTTTTGATATACTAATAGCATATAACATAGAACGAGGAGCACTTGTTGATAAAATTCTAAATGACCAAAAATAAATGTAGTATTATTAGCGTAATTGACCTAATTTTTTAGCTGCTGCCATTGCATTTTCATTGGCTATCATCTGAAATTCTTGAAAGCGTTGGGAGACCCTCTGATTCATCTTCATATATTTCTCCATACAATTCAGCGCACATTTCTCCTCTTTGGTTCTCACTTCTCGTGTTGTAAAATCGGTTATACAGTCAATGAAGCAGATTTCCGATAGCTTATTGTATGATGTCAAGAAGTCTCTAAACTGaaaagttataaaattattccaataataaatatgttttattaaatattttactatGTCAAATTTAAACGATTAATTATATCGTTACACTTCGAATTTTTACCAGACTGTAGGACAAGACGAAAGTACGTTTAAATTACTTTTGCTGAAAGTTGTAATAGATCAACATTCGTAATTTTACTTCAACGGTACAAGATATTGGTAACTCTATTATACATAATCTAGATTGGCCTTCATATGAACAAGTGTTACATAGAATGACAACTTTCTTGAACTCAATTTGGGAATACGTTCGAATATTTGGGTTACGTTAGAGTTGTTAAGGAATTATTAGTCCTTTAAAACAAGCTAGTGAATTCAAAACTTAGCAACGTGGACAAACGATAACCTAAAAATATTATGACTGCAGATGATGTCTACCGTAATAACAAATCAAAGCGTAATATAACAGATATAAGACTTGACATGGAATTCGGTTCCCATAGAGGATTTTcttatactttttgatattcaaatttgagACCCTTGAGAAGTTCAGAATTGAAGTGGTCCTCACTCAGTCGCATGTATTTTGACACATAAAACGAATACTTGCCGACTTGATTTGCTCCGCATCAACTTCAGTCGGCATTTCCATTTTTAGTATTCAAGTTTTGATTGACTAGAATGTTAAGTAAGGATTCGCAAATCCAACAAGATATTTCATTAGTAGTACGTCCCAATAAAACTGTGGCAATGTTATACGTGGAAGTTGCGAATTTTACTGGTCAATAAGAAACTCCGAATTTATCTAGTCAATCTTTGGGTTTAGAATATTTCTACAGCTGATGTAAAGAGTTGG is a genomic window containing:
- the LOC107226985 gene encoding mitochondrial import inner membrane translocase subunit Tim9; this encodes MEMPTEVDAEQIKSFRDFLTSYNKLSEICFIDCITDFTTREVRTKEEKCALNCMEKYMKMNQRVSQRFQEFQMIANENAMAAAKKLGQLR